The Castor canadensis chromosome 13, mCasCan1.hap1v2, whole genome shotgun sequence genome has a window encoding:
- the LOC141415551 gene encoding LOW QUALITY PROTEIN: sphingosine 1-phosphate receptor 3-like (The sequence of the model RefSeq protein was modified relative to this genomic sequence to represent the inferred CDS: deleted 1 base in 1 codon) → MATTVRPRPLPILGNETLLAHYNYVGKLEGRLRDPPKGSTLTTILFLVICSFIVLENLMVLIAIWKNNKFHNRMYFFIGNLALCDLLAGIVYKVNILMSGKKTFSLSLTVWFLREGSMFVALGASTCSLLAIAIERHLTMIKMRPYDANKKHRVFLLIGMCWLFAFSLGALPILGWNCLQNFSDCSTILPLYSKKYIAFCISIFIAILVTIVILYARIYFLVKSSSRKVANHNNSERSMALLRTVVIVVSVFIACWAPLFILFLIDVACRVKECSILFKDQWFIMLAVLNSAMNPIIYTLASKEMRRAFFRLVCSCLVRSQGAHNSPMQPALDPSRSKSSTSNNSSHSPKIKEDLPRAATSPCITDRNRMLQNGVVCK, encoded by the exons ATGGCAACCACAGTCCGGCCACGCCCCCTGCCCATCTTGGGGAATGAGACTCTGCTGGCACATTACAACTACGTGGGTAAGCTGGAAGGCAGGCTGCGGGACCCCCCCAAGGGCAGCACACTCACCACCATCCTCTTCTTGGTCATCTGCAGCTTCATTGTCTTGGAGAACCTGATGGTTTTGATTGCCatctggaaaaataataaatttcacaaCCGCATGTACTTTTTCATTGGCAATTTGGCTCTCTGTGACCTGCTGGCAGGCATAGTGTACAAGGTCAACATTCTGATGTCAGGCAAAAAGACGTTTAGCCTGTCTCTGACGGTCTGGTTCCTCAGGGAGGGCAGTATGTTCGTGGCTCTCGGGGCATCCACCTGCAGCTTACTGGCCATCGCCATTGAGCGGCACTTGACAATGATCAAGATGAGACCGTATGACGCCAACAAGAAGCACCGTGTCTTCCTTCTGATTGGGATGTGTTGGCTCTTTGCGTTTTCGCTGGGCGCCCTGCCCATCCTGGGCTGGAATTGCTTGCAGAACTTCTCTGACTGCTCCACCATCTTGCCTCTCTACTCCAAGAAGTACATTGCCTTCTGTATCAGCATCTTTATAGCTATCCTGGTGACCATCGTTATCCTGTATGCACGCATCTATTTCCTGGTCAAGTCCAGCAGCCGCAAGGTGGCCAACCACAACAACTCAGAACGGTCCATGGCCCTGCTGCGAACGGTGGTGATT GTAGTGAGTGTGTTCATCGCTTGCTGGGCCCCCCTTTTCATCCTCTTCCTCATCGACGTGGCCTGCAGGGTGAAGGAGTGCTCTATATTGTTCAAGGATCAGTGGTTCATCATGTTGGCTGTCCTCAACTCTGCCATGAACCCTATCATCTACACGTTGGCTAGCAAGGAGATGCGGCGTGCCTTCTTCCGGCTGGTCTGCAGCTGCCTGGTCAGGAGCCAGGGGGCCCATAACTCGCCCATGCAACCTGCACTCGACCCAAGCAGAAGCAAATCGAGCACCAGCAACAACAGCAGCCACTCCCCAAAGATCAAGGAAGACCTGCCCCGTGCAGCCACCTCTCCCTGCATCACTGACAGAAACAGAATGCTTCAGAACGGGGTCGTGTGCAAGTGA